Part of the Mytilus galloprovincialis unplaced genomic scaffold, xbMytGall1.hap1.1 HAP1_SCAFFOLD_256, whole genome shotgun sequence genome, GGAAATGTTAGTGGTGCATGTCTTCGGGCAGcatcaattttaaaaaaactaaGTCCTGGTACAAGTTTCATTAATCTTTCCTTTGTATGTTTATTTGCAAATAGGGATAAAATTTGCATCTAACTTAATCTGATGTTCTGCTGTTGATAGGATGCAATCAACGCCTCAGTCATTGTGTCAGGTTTGTCTTCTTTTAATGATATCCACTTCTTGCACACATCCGTCAAAAGATTATTTTCCTGACCTGGTGCAACATACTGTGCAATCAGCTGGATAGCTTCTGTAATAATTTTGGTATAATATGAGGATGAACTTTTTGAGAGGCTAGTCCATGGCAACAGTAGCTGTGAATTTAGTGCTGGAAAATTTCTGGAAAGCATTTTCATTGCAGCATTGAAAATCTCTCTTGGAGCCATGTTTTCTTCTTCCCAATCA contains:
- the LOC143061263 gene encoding uncharacterized protein LOC143061263, with product MTKRKPLLVGSDSECDFPLSSQSTQTFSQTTTSDWEEENMAPREIFNAAMKMLSRNFPALNSQLLLPWTSLSKSSSSYYTKIITEAIQLIAQYVAPGQENNLLTDVCKKWISLKEDKPDTMTEALIASYQQQNIRLS